The following proteins come from a genomic window of Falco rusticolus isolate bFalRus1 chromosome 9, bFalRus1.pri, whole genome shotgun sequence:
- the ATOH7 gene encoding protein atonal homolog 7, whose product MKTCKSSHLDSGVESNIQCRSGPGCVVKCSSERMENAAKRRLAANARERRRMQGLNTAFDRLRKVVPQWGQDKKLSKYETLQMALSYIMALTRILAEAERYSTEREWISLHCEHFHPESCHHYTGQKMAMDSDPYAQRIFSYHPEHFQIAN is encoded by the coding sequence ATGAAAACCTGTAAATCCAGTCATTTGGATTCAGGTGTAGAATCAAACATCCAGTGCAGAAGTGGACCAGGCTGTGTTGTGAAGTGCAGTTCGGAAAGAATGGAGAATGCTGCCAAGAGGAGACTGGCTGCCAATGCCAGGGAGAGAAGACGGATGCAAGGACTGAACACAGCCTTTGATCGTTTGAGAAAGGTGGTGCCACAGTGGGGTCAAGACAAGAAGCTGTCCAAGTATGAGACCCTTCAGATGGCTTTGAGTTATATCATGGCTCTCACTAGAATACTTGCCGAAGCAGAAAGATACAGTACTGAAAGAGAGTGGATTAGCCTTCACTGTGAACACTTTCATCCGGAGAGCTGCCACCATTACACGGGACAAAAAATGGCAATGGACAGTGATCCTTATGCACAGCGAATATTCAGCTATCACCCCGAACACTTTCAAATAGCTAATTAG